From a single Glycine soja cultivar W05 chromosome 19, ASM419377v2, whole genome shotgun sequence genomic region:
- the LOC114399245 gene encoding putative serine/threonine-protein kinase isoform X1 produces the protein MCQRLSLAQLKSQPRCSFSQFLLIIAISKTFTNRTPKSNILRIFTLLSSHEESFFFLHLFLSIDQRTNQARIMDCICNYPTEEPDEDNNDGNFRLFTYRELNSATRGFHPSEKIGEGGFGTVYKGQLRDGTLVAVKVLSIELDSLRGEREFVAELNTLTNIKHHNLVNLRGCCVEGAHRYIVYDYMENNSLRYTFLGSEQKRMEFSWETRRDVSIGVARGLAFLHEEHQPHIVHRDIKSSNVLLDPNFTPKVSDFGLAKLLRDEKSHVTTHVAGTLGYLAPDYASSGHLTRKSDVYSFGVLLLEIVSGQRVVDAYQNGERFIVEKAWAAYEANDLLRMVDPVLNNNYPAEEVKRFLMVGLRCVQEMARLRPRMSEVLDMLTNNVDMGEFSVSKPGLVTDLRSARIRSQMNPSEESSVTAATFADSSGWSTANLAR, from the exons ATGTGTCAAAGACTTAGCTTAGCTCAGCTCAAATCACAACCTCGGTGttctttctctcaatttcttCTCATAATTGCCATCTCCAAAACCTTCACGAACCGCACACCCAAATCCAACATCCTACGAATTTTTACACTTCTCTCGAGCCATGAAgaatcctttttctttttgcactTGTTTCTCAGCATCGATCAAAGAACAAACCAAGCACG AATTATGGATTGCATCTGTAATTACCCAACAGAGGAGCCAGATGAAGATAATAATGATGGCAACTTTCGCTTATTCACGTATAGAGAATTGAATTCTGCCACACGTGGTTTTCACCCATCGGAAAAGATTGGAGAAGGAGGCTTTGGCACTGTCTACAAG GGGCAGCTTCGGGATGGAACTTTGGTGGCAGTGAAAGTGCTTTCAATTGAGCTAGATTCCTTGAGAGGAGAGAGGGAGTTTGTGGCAGAATTGAATACACTAACAAATATCAAACACCACAATCTTGTCAATCTCCGAGGGTGTTGTGTAGAAGGAGCCCACAGATACATAGTCTACGACTACATGGAAAACAATAGCCTTCGTTACACTTTCTTAG GTTCAGAGCAAAAAAGGATGGAATTCAGCTGGGAAACTCGGAGGGATGTATCCATAGGTGTGGCCAGAGGGCTTGCCTTTCTCCATGAGGAACATCAACCCCATATTGTGCATAGAGATATCAAATCCAGCAATGTTCTTCTTGATCCAAATTTTACACCAAAAGTCTCGGATTTTGGCTTGGCCAAGCTACTAAGAGATGAAAAGTCCCATGTCACTACCCATGTTGCAGGCACATT GGGTTATCTTGCACCAGACTATGCTAGTTCTGGACACTTGACACGAAAATCAGATGTTTATAGCTTTGGAGTACTACTTTTGGAAATTGTCAGTGGCCAAAGAGTGGTAGATGCTTATCAAAACGGGGAACGTTTCATAGTTGAGAAG GCTTGGGCAGCATATGAGGCTAATGATCTTCTGAGAATGGTGGATCCAGTGCTGAATAACAACTATCCCGCGGAAGAAGTGAAACGGTTCCTAATGGTGGGGCTGCGTTGCGTGCAAGAAATGGCGAGGCTTAGGCCACGAATGTCAGAGGTTTTGGACATGTTGACCAACAATGTTGACATGGGAGAGTTTAGTGTTTCAAAACCAGGATTAGTCACTGATCTCAGGAGCGCCAGAATAAGGAGCCAAATGAATCCATCAGAAGAATCAAGTGTTACTGCAGCAACCTTTGCAGACTCCTCTGGATGGAGTACCGCCAATCTTGCCCGTTAG
- the LOC114399245 gene encoding putative serine/threonine-protein kinase isoform X2, whose protein sequence is MCQRLSLAQLKSQPRCSFSQFLLIIAISKTFTNRTPKSNILRIFTLLSSHEESFFFLHLFLSIDQRTNQARIMDCICNYPTEEPDEDNNDGNFRLFTYRELNSATRGFHPSEKIGEGGFGTVYKLRDGTLVAVKVLSIELDSLRGEREFVAELNTLTNIKHHNLVNLRGCCVEGAHRYIVYDYMENNSLRYTFLGSEQKRMEFSWETRRDVSIGVARGLAFLHEEHQPHIVHRDIKSSNVLLDPNFTPKVSDFGLAKLLRDEKSHVTTHVAGTLGYLAPDYASSGHLTRKSDVYSFGVLLLEIVSGQRVVDAYQNGERFIVEKAWAAYEANDLLRMVDPVLNNNYPAEEVKRFLMVGLRCVQEMARLRPRMSEVLDMLTNNVDMGEFSVSKPGLVTDLRSARIRSQMNPSEESSVTAATFADSSGWSTANLAR, encoded by the exons ATGTGTCAAAGACTTAGCTTAGCTCAGCTCAAATCACAACCTCGGTGttctttctctcaatttcttCTCATAATTGCCATCTCCAAAACCTTCACGAACCGCACACCCAAATCCAACATCCTACGAATTTTTACACTTCTCTCGAGCCATGAAgaatcctttttctttttgcactTGTTTCTCAGCATCGATCAAAGAACAAACCAAGCACG AATTATGGATTGCATCTGTAATTACCCAACAGAGGAGCCAGATGAAGATAATAATGATGGCAACTTTCGCTTATTCACGTATAGAGAATTGAATTCTGCCACACGTGGTTTTCACCCATCGGAAAAGATTGGAGAAGGAGGCTTTGGCACTGTCTACAAG CTTCGGGATGGAACTTTGGTGGCAGTGAAAGTGCTTTCAATTGAGCTAGATTCCTTGAGAGGAGAGAGGGAGTTTGTGGCAGAATTGAATACACTAACAAATATCAAACACCACAATCTTGTCAATCTCCGAGGGTGTTGTGTAGAAGGAGCCCACAGATACATAGTCTACGACTACATGGAAAACAATAGCCTTCGTTACACTTTCTTAG GTTCAGAGCAAAAAAGGATGGAATTCAGCTGGGAAACTCGGAGGGATGTATCCATAGGTGTGGCCAGAGGGCTTGCCTTTCTCCATGAGGAACATCAACCCCATATTGTGCATAGAGATATCAAATCCAGCAATGTTCTTCTTGATCCAAATTTTACACCAAAAGTCTCGGATTTTGGCTTGGCCAAGCTACTAAGAGATGAAAAGTCCCATGTCACTACCCATGTTGCAGGCACATT GGGTTATCTTGCACCAGACTATGCTAGTTCTGGACACTTGACACGAAAATCAGATGTTTATAGCTTTGGAGTACTACTTTTGGAAATTGTCAGTGGCCAAAGAGTGGTAGATGCTTATCAAAACGGGGAACGTTTCATAGTTGAGAAG GCTTGGGCAGCATATGAGGCTAATGATCTTCTGAGAATGGTGGATCCAGTGCTGAATAACAACTATCCCGCGGAAGAAGTGAAACGGTTCCTAATGGTGGGGCTGCGTTGCGTGCAAGAAATGGCGAGGCTTAGGCCACGAATGTCAGAGGTTTTGGACATGTTGACCAACAATGTTGACATGGGAGAGTTTAGTGTTTCAAAACCAGGATTAGTCACTGATCTCAGGAGCGCCAGAATAAGGAGCCAAATGAATCCATCAGAAGAATCAAGTGTTACTGCAGCAACCTTTGCAGACTCCTCTGGATGGAGTACCGCCAATCTTGCCCGTTAG
- the LOC114399245 gene encoding putative serine/threonine-protein kinase isoform X3, which translates to MKNPFSFCTCFSASIKEQTKHEEPDEDNNDGNFRLFTYRELNSATRGFHPSEKIGEGGFGTVYKGQLRDGTLVAVKVLSIELDSLRGEREFVAELNTLTNIKHHNLVNLRGCCVEGAHRYIVYDYMENNSLRYTFLGSEQKRMEFSWETRRDVSIGVARGLAFLHEEHQPHIVHRDIKSSNVLLDPNFTPKVSDFGLAKLLRDEKSHVTTHVAGTLGYLAPDYASSGHLTRKSDVYSFGVLLLEIVSGQRVVDAYQNGERFIVEKAWAAYEANDLLRMVDPVLNNNYPAEEVKRFLMVGLRCVQEMARLRPRMSEVLDMLTNNVDMGEFSVSKPGLVTDLRSARIRSQMNPSEESSVTAATFADSSGWSTANLAR; encoded by the exons ATGAAgaatcctttttctttttgcactTGTTTCTCAGCATCGATCAAAGAACAAACCAAGCACG AGGAGCCAGATGAAGATAATAATGATGGCAACTTTCGCTTATTCACGTATAGAGAATTGAATTCTGCCACACGTGGTTTTCACCCATCGGAAAAGATTGGAGAAGGAGGCTTTGGCACTGTCTACAAG GGGCAGCTTCGGGATGGAACTTTGGTGGCAGTGAAAGTGCTTTCAATTGAGCTAGATTCCTTGAGAGGAGAGAGGGAGTTTGTGGCAGAATTGAATACACTAACAAATATCAAACACCACAATCTTGTCAATCTCCGAGGGTGTTGTGTAGAAGGAGCCCACAGATACATAGTCTACGACTACATGGAAAACAATAGCCTTCGTTACACTTTCTTAG GTTCAGAGCAAAAAAGGATGGAATTCAGCTGGGAAACTCGGAGGGATGTATCCATAGGTGTGGCCAGAGGGCTTGCCTTTCTCCATGAGGAACATCAACCCCATATTGTGCATAGAGATATCAAATCCAGCAATGTTCTTCTTGATCCAAATTTTACACCAAAAGTCTCGGATTTTGGCTTGGCCAAGCTACTAAGAGATGAAAAGTCCCATGTCACTACCCATGTTGCAGGCACATT GGGTTATCTTGCACCAGACTATGCTAGTTCTGGACACTTGACACGAAAATCAGATGTTTATAGCTTTGGAGTACTACTTTTGGAAATTGTCAGTGGCCAAAGAGTGGTAGATGCTTATCAAAACGGGGAACGTTTCATAGTTGAGAAG GCTTGGGCAGCATATGAGGCTAATGATCTTCTGAGAATGGTGGATCCAGTGCTGAATAACAACTATCCCGCGGAAGAAGTGAAACGGTTCCTAATGGTGGGGCTGCGTTGCGTGCAAGAAATGGCGAGGCTTAGGCCACGAATGTCAGAGGTTTTGGACATGTTGACCAACAATGTTGACATGGGAGAGTTTAGTGTTTCAAAACCAGGATTAGTCACTGATCTCAGGAGCGCCAGAATAAGGAGCCAAATGAATCCATCAGAAGAATCAAGTGTTACTGCAGCAACCTTTGCAGACTCCTCTGGATGGAGTACCGCCAATCTTGCCCGTTAG
- the LOC114400540 gene encoding aquaporin PIP2-1-like, which produces MAKDLETEIQSGLPHKDYHDPPPAPFYDPAELRKWSFFRALIAEFVATLLFLYVTILTVIGYNHQTATAAEPCSGVGVLGIAWAFGGMIFVLVYCTAGISGGHINPAVTFGLFLARKVSLTRAVGYMVAQVLGAISGVGLVKALQKSYYNRYKGGVNMLADGYSKGTGLGAEIIGTFILVYTVFSATDPKRVARDSHVPVLAPLPIGFAVFMVHLATIPITGTGINPARSLGPAVIFNNEKAWDDQWIFWVGPFIGAALAAFYHQSVLRAQAAKALGSFRSSSNL; this is translated from the exons atGGCCAAAGACCTCGAAACGGAGATTCAAAGTGGGTTGCCTCACAAGGACTACCACGACCCACCCCCCGCCCCATTCTACGACCCCGCCGAGCTCCGAAAGTGGTCCTTCTTCCGAGCCCTCATCGCCGAGTTCGTCGCCaccctcctcttcctctacgtcACCATCCTCACCGTCATCGGCTACAACCACCAGACAGCCACCGCCGCCGAGCCCTGCAGCGGCGTCGGCGTCCTCGGCATCGCTTGGGCCTTTGGAGGCATGATTTTTGTCCTCGTCTATTGCACCGCCGGCATATCAG GGGGACACATAAACCCGGCGGTGACGTTCGGGTTGTTTTTGGCGAGGAAGGTGTCGCTGACAAGAGCTGTTGGGTACATGGTGGCTCAGGTGTTGGGGGCCATAAGTGGGGTGGGGCTTGTGAAGGCTTTGCAGAAGAGCTACTACAACAGGTACAAAGGTGGCGTGAACATGCTCGCTGATGGTTACAGCAAAGGAACCGGTTTGGGCGCTGAGATTATTGGCACCTTTATTCTTGTCTACACCGTCTTCTCTGCTACCGATCCCAAGAGAGTAGCAAGAGACTCCCATGTTCCC GTGTTGGCACCACTTCCAATTGGGTTTGCGGTGTTCATGGTTCACTTGGCCACCATCCCTATCACCGGCACTGGCATCAACCCAGCTAGAAGCCTTGGGCCTGCTGTCATATTCAACAACGAGAAGGCTTGGGATGACCAG TGGATCTTCTGGGTTGGACCCTTCATCGGTGCTGCTCTTGCTGCATTCTACCACCAGTCCGTGTTGAGGGCCCAAGCAGCAAAGGCTCTAGGGTCTTTCAGGAGCTCCTCAAACCTGTAA